CATCGTTGTTTACATTTAAAAGGAAGACAAGAGAAACCACCTTCTGattcaatatcaatttcCAATACAGATGATGCTTCGAATTTacaagaattgaaaaaaaaatccaagATTCAATATTTTGCCAAATTGACTCAAACtgatgattttaaaaaaaaattaacaaaatatcttattataatatatgctattttcatttattatgGTCTTACATATATgcaaaaattatataaaaaagaaaaagaattagttgaattagaaaagaaattggAATCGGAAggtaatgataaattaactTTAGAGGAGCAATTGCGTTTAAAAGAGTGGAAAGGCGAATTAAGTTATAAAGAAAGACAtcaattgtttcaaatCAGGTATCCAGAATTATCAGCTACTAAAGGGATTGATTCAGCACTAGAAGCTTACGATACTACTCAGTTTTATGATAGTGTGGCAGAGGATTATGATAAACAAATTaacaaagaagaaagattTATTGGTATAAAAtccaaaagaaaatggGTTATGAGACAGGCTACGGGAGACGTTTTGGAAGTCTCTTGTGGTACTGGTAGAAATGTTCCATATTTGAAAGCTTCTGATATTCGATCAATAACTTATGTTGATAGTTCATTAAAGATGATTGAATTAACAAGAGATcgatttaagaaaaaataccccaattttaaaaatgtagCATTTGTTCAACGTAAAGCTGAAGATTTAGTAAAGTCAAATGAATCTAGTCAAGAAGGTGCACCACAAATGAAATACGATACTATTGTTGAAACTTTTGGATTATGTTCACATGAAGACCCTGTCAATTCGTTAAAGAATTTTgccaaattattaaaaccTAATGGgaaaattgttttattgGAGCATGGTAGAGGTGATTatcaatttataaataaaatccTGGATAAAAGAGCCAAACCAAGATTGGAGAAATGGGGGTGTAGATGGAATTTAGATATCGAAGAGTTATTGGGTGAATCTGGACTAAAGATTAAGAAAGTTAGTCGATCACATTTTGGGACTACTTGGTGTATTACTGCTATGAGAGCGGAAGACGATGTGAATGACGGTAATGATGTGCCATTAACTGAAAAATATTGGGGTATCAAAAAACAATGAGAATTGtttgtgaaaaaaaatattaggtattaaaaatagtgtaattaattattattattattattattattatacaaaGATAATGCAAATATAGATATCCAATTATTTATCTATTTATGATTGTGTAAATACTTGTAAATATACTCCAATTTGTAAATGCAATCCAAGGGGTGGCTAtgaagatatatatatatattttttaaatagcATTACCTCTCATCTTTTCTGCATTAATCACATCTTCACAAATGGTTTGCATGTTATTTAATTCGATTAATGAGCCTATATTTGGAAAGGCCATACTTGCTTCATAACCAGTGACAATACGTTCTTTCGTTATCCCAATTTCTCCCATTGATAAAGCTCTTATGACGTTTGTATAACGAGAAATGGTTTTCcttaaattatttgtaatatttttatcattttcatctgAATAAATCCTCCAAGAtgattcttcttctaatcttgtaattgaaattgaatttgtattaattGAACCTGTTGGGCCTTGAGTTGAAGATGCTGTAGAACTATTTAGATTTGTAGAAGATGAATCATTTGTCAAATCCATTTGTGAAGTCTTTCTTAACCAAATGTACCCATTCACGCCCAATACAACAGTGACATTACCTGGTAAATTATGAGTATGGTTTTTGGATCTAACAATTAAAGAGCTGGGGACTCTCAAGAAGATCCCGTCTCTTAATTTCCCGTATTTCAACGATCTTGTATGTAGTGAAGCACTTCCGTCTTGGAATAACGTTTGAACCTCAGCATTCAACAAATCACCTTCTTTTAAAAACGATCTCATTTgcaattcatcattttctgATTTTCTTCTTAAAATACCACCTGGTAAATTAACAGAACCTAACATTAATACTGCATGTTGTTTTGCACCAATATCTACTTTCCATCTTCTATTACCGACTTCAGTGATTCTACCTACAATATGATCACCAGTCTCTGGAGAATATCTTGCCTTTAAAGGAAGTACTGATAACAGTCTATTAACTTTTGAAACAGCACCTGCCACTGAAGAATAAGTCATGTTacttaaataatatgtCCCATGACCTCTCATCCACATAGGATCATCAGTGACCAGTTCACCTGGAGTAACAATTTGTtgattattaaaagtaGAGTTGTTGGTTGAAGTAGTTGCTCCAGAGGTCAGGGTATCGATatctttttcatcttcatcttcatcactATCGATATCCATCTCATCATTTTTATGATAAATAGATTTATTCAAACttctttcaatatcatcggaccaattgaatttttggAAAGATCCACTTTTCTTTGTAATAGAAATCACGTCAGACATAGTTAGTTATTTTTGACGTTGCAAGTTTACTTCTTCATTAATGGTAGAtccaaatataattttttttagttattattactttttatCTATTATATGAAATGAAAACTCATcgaaaatttgaaaaagaatttcGGTCAGAGCGTGTTCGAACCCTGCGTATGGTATGAAAGACATCattatattgaaataattataatagtaAAATGATCATGATAAGACATTGCGTTATCTATATCTCAATAGTAAAGGCCATATTTACAGTATTTATGAACCACAATGTGTGGCCAATAGAAGTTGCTGTTCGTTGATCACCCCTTTTTCCTTCCTCCGCATCAACCTATCGCAGCGCTCCATGGAGTTGTCCAACAGATAACAATGTAGTTAATCATACTAATACCGTGACTAAACATGGACCGAATACAATGTCCTCAATAGTGAAACCTTTGACATCCTTTTACCAATTTTACCCTACTGAATCTTTCCCTACTGAATCTTTCCCTACTGAATCCTTCCTACTAATCATTCCCCGCCATTCTTTCTCTACAAACCATAACTCAAGTCACCAAGCTCATATCTTCTGCATACTATTCTTTGAAAAACCGCCCTCAGTATACCAAATTGTACTATGATAAGTTCACATGACTATTCTTTCATATATACTTGCATATACCTACATATTCCATTTGCGTCACACAGTTTTTTTTCACCGTGTCAGTAATCCAATTTGCGACGCGTCCTGACTCACCAAATCCCAAATACGTTTTTTCGCCGAGAATGATTCATCCGAAATTATCTGAAAATTATCTACGGCCTCAATGAAGCAATTTGATAAGCGACGCCTTTATGGAGGCATTCTCAGTCATTGACAAATTTGACAATTAAGACCGTTCACAAACTTAGTTATGATTCATTCACAGACTTAGATATTGAATACAGCCCTCAGtcatctttaattaaaaaaaagttttctTGTTTTACGCATACCACAGATATCCCTCTTATTTCAAAAGTTTAGTCATCTGTTACAACATCTATCACTGTATACTATTATTCTATTGATTccattcattattttcaatagtGTATAtcgatatatatataatcatCGTCCAGAAGCATTACATCCACACCTATTTGCCTCTATCCAGTTTCTCTATTTGTTTTCACTTTTTACTATATACCCAATGACCCATCAAATTACTCCAGAATCCCACCCAATTTCTGAAGTAAATACAGGTGTTATTCATTCAAATAACCTGTTACAAAACTTATCAAAACAAGGACCTTACTCCAACatgaatatgattattCCTTATGACACTCCTCCATATGTAGTCGAGTCAGTCAACAACGGTTTCCATTTGcattcttcatcttcttctccCAGTTTATTCATCGATAATATTGCTCAATATTTATCTTCAGTCTCTTTACCTTTCCAAACAGtaaagattaaaaatgaCAAAGCCACTATATCTGCATTTTTAACTCAAATTATAAAGCGTTccaaattatcaaaatctttGGTTCTGTATTCTACTCTTTATGCttccaaaatatttagtaAGCACCAATGCAACTCTCCAGAATTTGCCAATTGTTCAAAGAGAATTTTATTGTTGTCGATTATCATTGCTcataaattcaataatgataatacttTCTCCATAAAAACGTGGTCTCAAATCTCAGGTTTGAAATCTACTGAGTTGATCAATATGGAACGTTGGTGTTTGCAAACTTTggattataatttaaacatTGACCCAATCGCTTTAAAGAAgtttaatatattcattcGTTCTTTAAATGAGCGGACTGTCATCAACTCAGCATTAAAACGGCGGAGGGTCTCCACCTCCAATAACGTATCCATTTCGCCCAACCCCATCACGAacaatcatcatcaatcTGCTTGTCGTGTGGACTCTAAACGCTCTTCTTCCTCTGTTGATGAAGACGGTTTAGAGATTCATACCAGTCACAAGAGATTAAAATTAGTTTCAATCTTAAATTAGATAACTAATTTAGACTAACATACTCATAtgttttttgtaatttttttatcatttctcgtttcatttttattttcaatacttATTTATATCGCCTCGTCTACTACTATTACGACtatgatttaaatatttatacacgattttgtttcattttaaatgataGATAGATAGTTATATATACATGTGTGTAtgtatatctatatatattgcaatttttaaaaaactattattatattatactatgtttttatgttttgttatattattttgtatcagtaatatttttccattttttttataagtttcggatttttattattcatcttgtaaaattatttaatgacaCAAAACTAATAGTAcgaatattatatataaacatttcaactaaaaatatagaaaaaaaaaaatacttagatatacaaaaaatatataataatatcacttgttttattaaataattaaaaaaaagaaaaaaattattttttacttttatcCATTACTTTGTCATCGCCTTGAACAACCAATTGACGTGCACTAATACGAcacaaatataattaaattcattaaacaaatccattaatttattttattaaaccaaaaaaaaaatggaacAAGAAACTAATTATATCTTCTTTGGTTCCACGGGGATGACAGGGTTCACTACCCTTACAAACTTATTAAACATAAACTCATATTTACAAGCAAAAGATCCCCAATCCgcaattgataatttaccACAAGATTTCCAATGGCAAGCTTGTGATGATTCATtagatttatatttagttaaaaatattttttgtatcAATAGAAGATTCTTCGATTCTCCAATTTATTTAGAtgagaaaattatttcttcgaatatttcaatcaattataaagataaaacTTTCGAATTACAATTTCaatcaaatacaaattcagtttcaaataatattactgAACAgaatgaattgaaattacCTTTAGTATCAACAGATTGTCTGAGATACTTTATCGACACGGGGAATATTCAATTGGAAACAACCCCTGGTaaagaaaatcaaattttaacCACTGATGAAGTTTGGTATCATTTCAATCAACAACTTTgtcaattgaattttaagcaaataaatttaaatgaaaatgaaaatgataatgataatgtacaagaaaaattcattaaattgaattatattattaatatttatcaatttgtATTACCAAAATCAGATACTTGGTTAGAAGTTttaccaaatatttttaaaccaACTACAATTTTACattctaaaattaattgtaCTTGGAATTATATTGATCAATttacaaatgaaaaatcaaatatcgttttaccaaaattagaagatattCAAGTAATGATTTGTACTTTAGgaacaaatttattatgtgatcaaaaaaaaattgattttgatttaactTTCCAATTATCAAATTGGTTTTCTAATAGATTAGGGAAAAAATTAGTCATTGTAACtgcatttaataattcattactttccaaaacttttaattatttcaatgttaaaaatcaattggaAAAGAGTTTAAAATATGACCTAGATTTCCCCTTGGGTGAATTAGTCATTTTACGACCAGGTCCTTTACTTGGTACTCATGTTTTAAATCCATCTGAAGAACAAGCTGTGGttttaaatcattcaacaaaaatattaaaacaacTTTGGTTTtataaaacttttttttcaaatcacaaatgttaatattaaaagatgcctttagttttaaattaaGAACAAGAGTATCTGAATTAATAGCTACAGTAATGTATCGTTTACCAGGGTCATCAATAATTGGTTATTGTGTGCCTGCCTGGAAAGTTTCGTTTCTTGTAGCATTCCAAGCATTACTACCAATAGCAGAGCAAGAAGAAGGAGCGGAATATAAGACAAAagttgaaatattttcaagTGAAACTATTGATAGATTAATTGAAGATTAGTAAGTTTtaaatggaaaaatttttccaaggttttttttttggtttaatgggttaagaaaaaaaaaataattatcaagtgaaaagaaaaaaatggtatCTCGAAGTTATCTTGGTTTTAacataaaaaagaaaattcaaaGAGTCATTTGttaatcatatttttcCCTTCCCCtgctttttttaaaacattattGATAACAAATAAGTATATGAAAAAACTTATTAAactctttttttatgtttttatcaaattttgaaattttatttaaatcattctattttttttttaagctTTGTAGTTagaataatatacaaaatatttacttATATATGTAACGTGTAAATATAGTATTCCTTGGTAACACCCGATACATTACAATAGGACATATATAACCCATTATGCAACCCAGCAGCTTTTCCACGAACGTGTGATAATATAGAGAGGTGACACATAACATCACTATCCAAAGTATTAAAATCgatacaataaaaaaaaccaTAAATATAACCTCATTAGTTACATTGGATTTTAAATCTCTTGatctaataaattcttctaacttaaataattccaaCCATATGATTAAACTTAAAGTAactaaaaaacaaaaatgaCCACTAATATCAAATCCACCAACCCATTCACCATTTCCTGATCTACATATCATAGCATCTCGAGTACCACTACCATTTGTACAATAACCACCAGTcaatacaaataaatgATCAATGAACAgaaattctaaatataagaaaaaatattttaatattaatttacaaatatattctttggCAATCCTTAAATAATGTTTAGtttgaaattgttttatGCGTGAAATAGTTCTAATTTCAATAGGTAATGATAATCTTGCATCCTCTCTTGAGAAATAAACCTGCAATGAcactattattaaaaatagcCCTAGGAAAACGGTATTACCGTTATATGCAAATAGTTGATTGAACCAACTGTTAGATCTAATTAACCAAAATTTATCTGAAGGTTCACTGGGcaaatcatcaatatcattatgGCCATTACCATTTGATTTATTGTAACCTCCTAATGAACCAGTAAGACTACCGAACAGCATAATGCTAGGATATAAGCATACTAACACTATCCAATTCGGGGCTAACTGCTTCATTACACACTTCCAAAGAAATATTCGAATTCGTGTTttagtttatttattttttttgatataaaCCCAGCTTATTTTATGTCTTTAAACGAGTCCATAGCTTTAAAGCATATTATACTTTGAGCTCattgttttaattattgatgatgacCATCGTTCAAGGACAAGCCGCTTCTCGTTTGGCGTTTTCGGTCATTTTCgaatttaaacaaatttggaaatataAAGGGTATAAGACATTCTTTGTTAAAAGATCCACAATTAGTATATAGGAGCATAAGTTTtcataattatatttggatattaatattaccattaaACTAAATCAGAATAATTGCAAAGTTATGGATATATTTCAAGCAGCTATAACCGATAAGgatatattatattctgATGAACTTAAACTACCTAAAACAGATCCAAGAAGATGGAGATTGATCACAGATAAATTAGGTAGAGAAAGCTGGGAATATTTAAGTGAAGAAGATTCAAAGAAAATTCCACAATCTACTTTTGTTAAATGGTTACTACAAATTCCAGATTTTCCCACGCCTAAACCAAAAATCAAACAAGGCGACAAGAATTTTACTACTCACGATGCATTATTGAATGGTgccaattttttcaaattattacaagATCCAGAGTCAGGTATTTTCCCCTGCCAATATAAAGGTCCAATGTTTCTAACAATTGGTTATGTTGCTGTACAGTACATTGCTGGAATAAAGATACCAGAACATGAACGATTAGAAATCATCAGATATATTGTAAATACAGCCCATCCAGTTGATGGAGGTTGGGGTTTACATTCAGTAGATAAGTCAACTGTGTTTGGTACTGTATTAAATTATGTGATTTTACGTCTATTGGGATTACCTAAAACCCACCCAGTTTGTGTAAAAGCAAGGAAGACTCTTATAAGACTGGGGGGTGCAATTGGCTCACCACATTGGGGTAAAATATGGCTAAGTGTGCTAAACTTATACAAGTGGGAAGGTGTCAATCCAGCACCACCCGAAACATGGTTGCTACCTTATTCATTACCAATACATCCAGGCAGATGGTGGGTTCACACTAGAGGTGTATATTTGCCGGTTAGTTATTTAGGGTTGACAAAGTTTGCATGCCCCCCAACACCATTAATAGaagaaattagaaaagaGATTTATGCTACAGAATATGATACGATTGATTTTAGTAAACATAGAAATACTGTATGTGGTGTTGATTTATACTATCCTCACTCTAAAATCTTAGATGTagctaataatattctagTATTTTATGAAAAGTGGATAAGACCCAATTTCATCTATAACAAATCCAAAGAAAAAGTATTAGACTTAATTGAAAAGGAAATTGCAAATACTGATTATTTATGTATTGCACCTGTGAATCAAGCATTTTGCTCACTTGTTATCTTGGTTGAAAAGGGTGTTAACTCTAAGGAATTTGAACGATGCCAATATCGTTTCAAAGATGCATTATTTCATGGCCCACAAGGGATGACAGTGATGGGTACAAATGGTGTTCAAACTTGGGATTGTGCATTTGCCgtacaatatttttttatggCAGGTCTAGCTGAAAGACCTGAATTCAAAGACTTAATTATTAGAAGTTATAAATTCTTGTGTAGATCTCAATTTGACACTGAATGTGTTCCAGGTAGTTTCAGAGACAAGCGTATTGGTGGATGGGGGTTTTCTACAAAGACCCAAGGATACACTGTGAGCGATTGTACTGCCGAGTCTATAAAAGCTATTATAATGGTTAGAAATAGCCCTGCTTTTAAAGAAGTTCATGATGAAATTAGTGATGAACGGTTATATCAAggtattgaaattttaatgtCTTTACAAAATCTTggtaaatttgaatatggGTCCTTCGCTACTTATGAGAAAATTAAAGCTCCATTGTCTatggaattattaaacCCAGCTGAAgtattttgtaatattatgGTTGAATATCCATATGTAGAATGCACAGATAGTTCAGTCCTTGGATTGACCTACTTCCACAAACATTACGACTATAAATATGATGAGATTGGCAAGCGTATTAGACTAGCCATTGATTATATCAAAAGAGCACAAAACAATGATGGCAGTTGGTATGGTTCTTGGGGGATCTGTTTCACCTATGCTTCGATGTTTGCCTTAGAGGCCCTCGAGACTATTGGAGAAGATTACAACAATTCTGAAACAGTCAAGAAAGGCTGTGATTTTATTGTGAGCAAACAGAACAAGGATGGTGGATGGTCTGAAACAATGAAATCTAGCGAGATCCACTACTATGTGGATAGTGGTGATTTGGAAGGGTCCTATGTAGTTCAAACCAGTTGGAGTGTGATCGGATTGATCTTGGCTAATTATCCCGATAAAGATGTTGTCTATAGGGGTATTGAGTATATCAAGAGCCAACAACTACCAAGTGGAGAATGGGAGTTTCAGAATGTAGAAGGTGTTTTCAACCATTCATGTGGAATAGAATATCCAAGTTACCGGTTCTTATTTCCTATAAAGGCATTAGGCTTATATAGGACACGGTATTGCCAAAAACCGTAGATCCTAAAAAGGACAAATATGGAAAAGACAAAATACAGATCTACAAGACCTCAAGCCAGCCGATAAACAAGACAGTTGTGCATATGAATCATATAAGcttaaatatttgagtAAATACATCTATGTACTTGTATTTTAGTGGTAGGTAACGAAACATAAATGATGTGCAAaccaatatatatatatatatatacactTACTAACATCAGAAGATCTCGACTTCTGCTAATGATATCAATTCGTTGTAGGATCTTTTTTCAGCCCAGTAGCCTTTAAGTTGAACTGCGTGCTCTCATGGTAATGTTCTGATAAGTCTCCTATaaactttaatttattcGAATAGCTGTTGGCCACTTTGAGTTCTTTATTCATTGTCACTACACTCTCATTAAGCCTATCGACAGTAGCGGTGATCCTCCGAAGTATATCTATCTGTTGTTGCTCATGAGGATTTTGCATTATGACTAGCCCAGTTAAATGAGACTTCACTAATCACGAGTTTTTATGGCTACAATATTACCTAAAAAATTGATCAATATTGAACTATGTTTTTGATGAACTTTATTTCTTAGAAATTAGTAATTTAAGAAACGAAAAATTCAGAAGCCGGCaagtcacgtgatataAAAATGTTTAATTAAGTATTATCCTAAACAGGACAACcaacaattaaatcattGTTATATAGATTTTTAGAGGACTgctattttaaataaggatattaatatatcttGCTTAGTATTTTTAGCTCATTTTTCAAgagtatatttttaatgtaCTAACCATTTTCGCTCCCtctaattatatattccctGCTGCGCTCAGCCTTCGGCCCAGAAAGAGTCGCAGCGTCGTTTAAAGTCGCTGGTGAAAAACTCGGGCTGAAAAATGAGAATTCAAAACTGGTGTTAAATAACGCCAGGAACTGGAATTAATTACGGAAAGGTCTAACactaaaataaatatctgtTCGCAAATAATTGATCTTGGCTGATATTCCAATAAGTGTTGATTTAAGAAATTAgcttgtttgttttttaccCATCAATTCACTTGGCTTTTCCTTTTGTTGGCAAACTAtaagaattaaattcaaaaccGAAAGATTCTAGGCAAAGGATAGAAAGTTGAGTCAGTACCATTtgagaatttgaaaagGCATTTTTAAGAGGCAACTTAAAAGAAGCGCTTTAACTCACCAAACACTACTTCAATTAGAACATACGCTCATTGTGACCATAACTAGAGACCATTTTCTCTTCTTTATTTGTGGTTTTCTTATTTCGTTGATTCACTTATAACTCAGCTACTTATTCAATCGTTTCGAAAACAGTTAACCTTAAGAAGAATCAAAGTTGCCGTTGTTGTAATTGTTGCACTATCTGTAAGGACGACATATACATTTGAATATGGAATCAATCGATGTTCAAAATAGATCCTTTGTGGTGCGTTGGGTGAAATGCTATCCAGGTGAATCAATTTCGTATCAGATTAAACCTCTGAAAAAATCGTTAGAGTTTTCTATTTATAGGAAACCAATGAACACACTAAACACCTCTAGCTTAAGCAATTCTGTTTCTAATACCACCACATTGAATCTTGGCTCAGATGTCACCCACATCTTATCACCACTTGATACATCTTTCCCCAACTCATCGATCActaatgattcaaattcCAATATCAGCGGTTCATCTGCAAATGCTGCCAACTCAGGCTTGAACTTGTCGCATATACTGTCTGCCTCGACTACTTCAAGTCACAGTATTCCTCATATCCAACGTGGGCTACCCACGAAGAATACAGGGAGTAGTGCGACTACTCCAACTGCTCTACATGATAAGTTAATTCAAtctgaatttaaattggttaaaaatattggcCATTTAGAAGGTGACGTTTTGACACAAGGGGTTATTGACGTGAAGAAAAGTTCTACTAAAAATGGGAATGATGCTGACGATACCCTGTACTATTATGCATTCATCCTTGATAACACTGCTTCTAAAAACGTTAAAAAGAAAGTCctttataatatatctgttttaaataaaagacaTGTTGATGCAACACCAAATTTAActaaagaattgaaaagtATTGCAAGCAAAGGCTCTAACAGCACAACGAATTCcatagaattattatctgtCGGTAGAGGCAGATATCTACAAGGCTACTTGTTGAAAAAGAGAAGGAAGAAATTACAAGGGTTTAAGAAGAGATTCTTCTCTCTGGATTTTAAATATGGTACATTATCATATTACTTAAATAACCACAATCAAACTTGCCGTGGTGAAATTGTTATTGGATTATCAACCGTCTCTGCTTCTAAAAGAGAACGTATGATTGTTATTGATTCAGGAATGGAAATTTGGTCATTAAAAGCACAAAGTTTAGATCTTTGGTCCAAATGGATCGAAGCGTTACAATCTTGTTATGATAGACAATTGTTGATGCTAAGTAAGGAAAAGAGTCAGATGGAAAGTGAAAATGAGAATCCAAGCGATGCTGTTAATTCAGATACCGATGCTAATGTAAATACTAAAGGTACTAGCAGCGCTACACAAGAAATTCatgataatactaatacaaatatttccTTCGGTGATAGCCTAAAACATCCTAATGGCCCTCAAATCAGAAAACATTACACTAACTCAATGTCAAGAACCATGACTGTAAATTCACGTAAATctgatattgataatgcAAACCTTGATAGACAAAGATTTAGCGAAATCTTAaccaatttgaaaattattcaacaCCGTTTGGATAAATACAAAACACATTCAGCTCACTATATTCCAAAACCAAATGGCATATTcgaaaatataaattcaaataataataatattcaatcCTTAAATGATCCTTCGGAGgattcattaatttcaaatacaacttctattaatttatctgAAACTACATCACGCTCAAATTCACCACCATCAGGATTTTCAAGCAATTCATCCGTCGATTTGTCACCCAAACGTAACCATTCCCATCCAAACTCTCCTCATGCGCATTCTCATTCTACGTCACATCTACACGGGCATAGTCATCCATACCGTCAAATGACTCAAAAGCATCAGTTATATAAAGATTTATCTGACTTACACGATTTTGTGGATTTATTCGTTCAAAAAACAGAATCCTGGCTTCTAATGAATGCCTCGGTCTCCAATGCAAACGAAGTTCCACAACTCGACAATGACACTTCAGCTGCCTACAATGACAACTATAACAATAAGACAATTAGTGCaacattaaataaaatttcaatgcTGTCTTTAAGAACCGTTGATACAAATAACTCTGCTAGATCCTTGAAGAGAGATTCAACTATAACAAACGATAATAGCACAT
This genomic stretch from Henningerozyma blattae CBS 6284 chromosome 1, complete genome harbors:
- the OMS1 gene encoding putative RNA methyltransferase (similar to Saccharomyces cerevisiae OMS1 (YDR316W); ancestral locus Anc_5.344), whose amino-acid sequence is MNHIRTSYRGLRTIPRLIEKKNSFFLKSLPRKNIHPLVINSLQHRCLHLKGRQEKPPSDSISISNTDDASNLQELKKKSKIQYFAKLTQTDDFKKKLTKYLIIIYAIFIYYGLTYMQKLYKKEKELVELEKKLESEGNDKLTLEEQLRLKEWKGELSYKERHQLFQIRYPELSATKGIDSALEAYDTTQFYDSVAEDYDKQINKEERFIGIKSKRKWVMRQATGDVLEVSCGTGRNVPYLKASDIRSITYVDSSLKMIELTRDRFKKKYPNFKNVAFVQRKAEDLVKSNESSQEGAPQMKYDTIVETFGLCSHEDPVNSLKNFAKLLKPNGKIVLLEHGRGDYQFINKILDKRAKPRLEKWGCRWNLDIEELLGESGLKIKKVSRSHFGTTWCITAMRAEDDVNDGNDVPLTEKYWGIKKQ
- the RRP4 gene encoding exosome non-catalytic core subunit RRP4 (similar to Saccharomyces cerevisiae RRP4 (YHR069C); ancestral locus Anc_5.345); translation: MSDVISITKKSGSFQKFNWSDDIERSLNKSIYHKNDEMDIDSDEDEDEKDIDTLTSGATTSTNNSTFNNQQIVTPGELVTDDPMWMRGHGTYYLSNMTYSSVAGAVSKVNRLLSVLPLKARYSPETGDHIVGRITEVGNRRWKVDIGAKQHAVLMLGSVNLPGGILRRKSENDELQMRSFLKEGDLLNAEVQTLFQDGSASLHTRSLKYGKLRDGIFLRVPSSLIVRSKNHTHNLPGNVTVVLGVNGYIWLRKTSQMDLTNDSSSTNLNSSTASSTQGPTGSINTNSISITRLEEESSWRIYSDENDKNITNNLRKTISRYTNVIRALSMGEIGITKERIVTGYEASMAFPNIGSLIELNNMQTICEDVINAEKMRGNAI
- the PCL5 gene encoding Pcl5p (similar to Saccharomyces cerevisiae PCL5 (YHR071W); ancestral locus Anc_5.347); translation: MNMIIPYDTPPYVVESVNNGFHLHSSSSSPSLFIDNIAQYLSSVSLPFQTVKIKNDKATISAFLTQIIKRSKLSKSLVLYSTLYASKIFSKHQCNSPEFANCSKRILLLSIIIAHKFNNDNTFSIKTWSQISGLKSTELINMERWCLQTLDYNLNIDPIALKKFNIFIRSLNERTVINSALKRRRVSTSNNVSISPNPITNNHHQSACRVDSKRSSSSVDEDGLEIHTSHKRLKLVSILN
- the HIM1 gene encoding Him1p (similar to Saccharomyces cerevisiae HIM1 (YDR317W); ancestral locus Anc_5.348), which gives rise to MEQETNYIFFGSTGMTGFTTLTNLLNINSYLQAKDPQSAIDNLPQDFQWQACDDSLDLYLVKNIFCINRRFFDSPIYLDEKIISSNISINYKDKTFELQFQSNTNSVSNNITEQNELKLPLVSTDCLRYFIDTGNIQLETTPGKENQILTTDEVWYHFNQQLCQLNFKQINLNENENDNDNVQEKFIKLNYIINIYQFVLPKSDTWLEVLPNIFKPTTILHSKINCTWNYIDQFTNEKSNIVLPKLEDIQVMICTLGTNLLCDQKKIDFDLTFQLSNWFSNRLGKKLVIVTAFNNSLLSKTFNYFNVKNQLEKSLKYDLDFPLGELVILRPGPLLGTHVLNPSEEQAVVLNHSTKILKQLWFYKTFFSNHKC
- the YFT2 gene encoding Yft2p (similar to Saccharomyces cerevisiae YDR319C; ancestral locus Anc_5.350), which produces MKQLAPNWIVLVCLYPSIMLFGSLTGSLGGYNKSNGNGHNDIDDLPSEPSDKFWLIRSNSWFNQLFAYNGNTVFLGLFLIIVSLQVYFSREDARLSLPIEIRTISRIKQFQTKHYLRIAKEYICKLILKYFFLYLEFLFIDHLFVLTGGYCTNGSGTRDAMICRSGNGEWVGGFDISGHFCFLVTLSLIIWLELFKLEEFIRSRDLKSNVTNEVIFMVFFIVSILILWIVMLCVTSLYYHTFVEKLLGCIMGYICPIVMYRVLPRNTIFTRYIYK